Proteins encoded in a region of the Antedon mediterranea chromosome 2, ecAntMedi1.1, whole genome shotgun sequence genome:
- the LOC140040627 gene encoding 2',3'-cyclic-nucleotide 3'-phosphodiesterase-like — translation MKSVEDAVKDGVRMIIIDNASELIDDMQELYTFALNNHYIEMAIKSGIGESMYVPISPTFFGWFLNEADSKELRQYGKKVLKGSFHVKDFADDFRKHCEEPSIKDLTSYFTADYIDVGDTMLHCTSMYHAQDGFKEYTKRVAGHIGQVFSIKVLGFLITPRTFGARLKLDNGALTLWDSTDHPDTKQWEPSFFSPTNGRGSRAHLSLLTAPGVKAVQTGVDLTELVKDPFPAILDVFGKIIHIYHFKNIKPCHSLS, via the exons ATGAAATCTGTCGAGGATGCTGTTAAAGATGGAGTCCGTATGATTATTATCGACAATGCCTCTGAGTTGATTGATGATATGCAAGAGTTGTATACATTTGCTCTTAATAATCACTACATTGAAATGGCTATAAAGAGTGGAATTGGAGAATCGATGTATGTGCCGATTAGTCCCACATTTTTTGGTTGGTTTCTGAACGAAGCAGACTCGAAGGAACTGAGACAATATGGAAAGAAGGTGCTCAAAGGCAGCTTTCATGTTAAAGATTTTGCtgatgattttcgaaaacattGCGAAGAACCTTCCATTAAAG ACTTAACAAGTTATTTTACCGCTGATTACATTGATGTTGGCGATACAATGCTTCACTGTACATCGATGTATCACGCTCAAGACGGATTTAAAGAATATACCAAACGTGTCGCAGGACATATTGGACAAGTGTTTAGCATTAAAGTTCTTGGTTTTCTGATAACCCCTCGAACATTTGGCGCTCGGCTTAAACTTGACAATGGCGCTCTTACTTTATGGGACAGTACTGACCATCCCGATACAAAGCAATGGGAACCTTCGTTTTTTTCTCCCACTAATGGTCGTGGTAGCAGGGCACACTTATCGTTGTTAACAGCACCAGGGGTTAAAGCGGTTCAAACTGGCGTAGACTTGACAGAACtggttaaagaccccttccctgcaattttggacgtttttgggaaaataatacatatatatcactttaaaaacattaaaccatgtcattccttgtcttaa
- the LOC140040628 gene encoding protein N-lysine methyltransferase METTL21A-like, translated as MALVLYKPPEFLEPFHKQERRFVFTGKEILINQDWEKLGVAAVVWDTAIVLSEYLERKVDAGELKLNAKRLLELGAGTGLAGMVAALLGAKATLTDRSEVIGSLIKNVTINFKDDQSNIVVKELEWGRNLDSFSETYDFIIGADIIYIKESFAVLLKTLTQLTHINTKVLLSCRIRYQKDLDFLEMLKDTFLVNEVYFDEAKGVHIYQATRLSVNT; from the exons ATGGCTCTAGTTCTCTATAAGCCACCGGAATTTCTGGAGCCGTTTCACAAACAAGAAAGAAGATTCGTTTTTACGGgaaaagaaatattaattaatcaagATTGGGAGAAACTTGGAGTTGCCGCTGTAGTTTGGGACACT GCTATTGTTTTAAGTGAGTACCTGGAAAGAAAAGTAGATGCTGGCGAATTGAAGTTGAATGCAAAGAGGCTGTTGGAGCTGGGTGCCGGAACTGGACTAGCAGGAATGGTTGCTGCATTGTTAG GTGCGAAGGCTACACTCACAGACCGATCGGAAGTCATTGGTAGTCTCATAAAAAATGTTACCATTAATTTTAAAGACGACCAATCCAATATTGTTGTAAAGGAACTTGAATGGGGAAGAAACCTAGACAGCTTCTCGGAAACATATGATTTTATAATTGGCGctgatattatatatataaaagaatCTTTCGCGGTCTTGTTGAAAACATTAACGCAACTCACTCACATTAACACCAAAGTGTTACTGTCTTGTCGAATTCGGTACCAGAAAGATTTAGATTTTCTAGAAATGCTGAAGGATACATTTTTGGTGAATGAAGTTTATTTTGATGAAGCGAAAGGTGTTCATATTTACCAAGCTACAAGATTATCCGTCAATACATGA
- the LOC140040629 gene encoding cell division control protein 6 homolog — protein MPVVTRPRRRTTEVQGKLDFPCRKTRSRSAAVKTTAECRDSSTPLKKNCTQKCTETMNKKKLEICDEKKTQRKREDNIDWLDDVLIDIISPKKRQHDTKDDLENDEILGSSPVKIKRDCKENTNKTTAKSSTSTKLSTSAKLSTSAKLSTSAKPSTSTNLSTSAKPGTFENSNNLLQPDSPLKSCSSPRLSLRKLDFETSKHLNTNKDNLPNALSKAKHLVASPRRSPRKENLVPKVVSPRKIVRTIDFDQKSPSRKARSLYKNESESYMKVKKALHTSVPDRLLCREKETSKIMSFLQSHVGKKKPGSLYISGAPGTGKTACLSHIIKQEKELMQNCKVVFLNCMTLKYSNAIFSKLASDLGIEISNKRDATKQLEKEFTRKGQMILMVLDEIDYLDSKNQEVLYTMFEWPSFSKSRAVLIGIANALDLTDRILPRLQSRINCRPDVLNFAPYSKDQIVTILSDRLKGTETDEAVFEGAAIQFCARKVSSIAGDIRKALDVCRRAVDIVSADVRSQTLLTPMTTSSSPSKPSTSSSGTKKVGLLHISNVISDAYDSCLSRNSAQPNAFPLQQKLAVCTLLLLVKHSKMKDVTLGKLHETYTKVCNSRQVPPVDQSEFLSLCHLIETRGVIGLKKAKETRLTKICLKLAEKEVEFALQDKVLLSSILKAGLPSKTKY, from the exons ATGCCTGTAGTAACAAGACCTCGAAGAAGAACTACTGAGGTGCAAGGGAAGTTAGACTTTCCATGTAGGAAAACACGATCTAGGTCAGCTGCTGTAAAGACCACTGCAGAATGCAGGGATTCGTCAACTCCACTCAAGAAAAATTGTACACAAAAATGCACAGAGACAATGAATAAAAAGAAACTGGAAATATGTGACGAAAAGAAAACTCAAAGGAAAAGGGAAGATAATATAGATTGGTTGGATGATGTGCTTATTGATATAATCTCACCTAAAAAAAGACAACATGATACTAAAG ATGACTTAGAAAATGATGAAATACTTGGATCTTCACCAGTAAAGATTAAAAGAGATTGCAAAGAGAACACCAATAAAACAACAGCAAAATCTAGTACTTCAACAAAACTTAGTACTTCTGCAAAACTTAGTACTTCAGCAAAACTTAGTACTTCTGCTAAACCTAGTACTTCAACAAACCTTAGTACTTCTGCAAAACCTGGTACTTTCGAGAATTCTAACAATCTGCTACAACCTGATTCACCTTTAAAATCATGTTCAAGTCCACGACTTTCATTGCGAAAACTAGATTTTGAAACAAGTAAACATCTGAACACTAATAAAGATAATCTTCCGAATGCTCTCAGTAAAGCTAAGCATTTGGTCGCTAGTCCACGCAGATCCCCAAGAAAGGAGAACCTTGTTCCAAAAGTTGTTTCCCCACGCAAAATTGTTAGAACAATTGATTTTGATCAGAAGTCTCCAAGTAGAAAAGCTCGTAGTCTTTACAAGAATGAAA GCGAGAGCTACATGAAAGTTAAGAAAGCCTTACACACTTCAGTACCAGATAGGTTACTCTGTCGTGAAAAGGAAACCTCTAAGATTATGTCATTCCTCCAGTCACATGTTGGAAAGAAGAAACCTGGCAGCTTGTACATCTCTGGGGCACCGGGTACAGGAAAGACGGCGTGTTTGTCGCATATTATAAAGCAAGAGAAG GAACTGATGCAGAATTGTAAAGTGGTATTCTTGAACTGTATGACTTTGAAATACAGCAACGCAATATTTAGCAAGTTGGCGTCTGATCTTGGAATTGAGATTTCAAACAAACGAGATGCAACAAAACAACTTGAAAAGGAGTTCACACGAAAAGGACAGATGAT acTTATGGTTCTAGATGAGATTGATTATCTTGACAGCAAAAACCAAGAAGTGCTTTACACAATGTTTGAATGGCCATCATTTTCAAAATCCAGGGCTGTTTTGATAG GAATTGCAAACGCTCTAGATTTGACAGACCGTATTTTGCCAAGACTTCAATCACGTATAAACTGCAGACCAGATGTGCTCAACTTTGCACCTTACAGCAAGGACCAAATTGTTACAATTTTATCTGACAGACTTAAAGGG actGAAACAGACGAAGCTGTATTTGAGGGCGCTGCAATTCAATTCTGTGCTCGAAAAGTTTCGTCCATTGCTGGTGATATTAGGAAAGCATTGGATGTTTGTAG gaGGGCAGTGGACATAGTGTCAGCTGATGTTAGATCACAAACATTACTAACACCAATGACAACCAGTTCATCTCCTAGCAAGCCTTCTACCTCTTCATCAGGCACCAAGAAAGTTGGCCTTTTACACATCTCCAACGTTATCTCTGATGCGTATGACTCTTGCTTATCTCGTAACTCAGCTCAGCCAAATGCTTTTCCTCTGCAACAAAAGCTAGCTGTTTGTACTTTACTGTTGCTGGTAAAACACAGTAAAATGAAGGATGTTACGTTAGGAAAG TTACATGAAACCTACACCAAAGTGTGCAATAGCAGGCAGGTACCACCTGTTGACCAATCAGAGTTCTTGTCTCTTTGTCATCTCATTGAAACAAGAGGCGTGATTGGTCTTAAGAAAGCTAAAGAGACAAGGCTAACGAAG ATCTGTCTGAAATTGGCAGAGAAAGAAGTTGAGTTTGCTTTGCAAGATAAGGTTCTCCTTTCATCTATTTTAAAAGCAGGTCTACCATCAAAAACCAAGTATTAG
- the LOC140040626 gene encoding metabotropic glycine receptor-like isoform X2: MTLNVAQIFLYLEILFVHVLFHQSSSAHGPPGENDKKDVSFQRETFFSRGNPWDVSLNVVQSNRKNTAIRTGRSTLSDNTGLVRELLSIDCSTENYETKIQTSNLIIFAEDLFEIATNAALETANLINSMHKNGGQTDWPKFYQVVLGNTVEHIDKSNDINEHIGLKNNTLQVCVVSDVTACKYVSNTSSNLMELDSVYRPKFEGIGEKYEEKHMYNENRMTLYPHVVRSDGEWSEPYLDCSKSGIWIITYAVPFIFRNNSCGGIVTVDINLDGIDINQCDDVHSIFSGTHQCPEGSECIFRSNNGFKLGSYACKCNISGEHLSVNENDSVSLGCSVVYTSNRMVFRACILGLQMLCVVYVFVLIVMVRWFRRLKVLNYDSPWMIIVVLFGAILLYCELIPMYFDVPSNNLCFLQRWLREVGFAVTFGTLVLKVYRKLAIFQTRSASRVLVRDRDLIKWILVIIFVLSGYLAVWTVSTMEDTRYCNYQMVVNGSTTDGRQFKTCDVEWWDSVLGIIELVFLMFGLYLCYLVRSAPSEFNEIKYVTLAIFDEAFVSLILYIIRFLTWDEMEPDWKFLVHFLRSQLTTTVMVSIIVLPKLVLVYKLLHDDHFRERMNSRIIYDVKCQASAKRNPGNANDYAFGADEVREELRRLYTQLEIYKTNSMKENNPHIPSKKRSTGKRWRDTRKLSRGASLRTQSYHSESEVERSSDVGRSTESLSKPFENMCESSRMHSLDRGESNRRKFTLDRSDPSIVRKKINSTSSDKADCSFTNNRTCKL, from the exons ATGACGTTAAATGTAGCTCAAATATTTCTATACCTGgagattttatttgttcatgttttgtTTCATCAATCATCATCCGCCCATGGCCCGCCCGGAGAAAACGATAAAAAAGATGTTAGCTTTCAGCGGGAGACTTTCTTTAGCAGAGGAAATCCATGGGATGTATCGTTGAATGTTGTTCAGTCGAATCGTAAAAATACTGCTATTCGTACAGGACGATCAACTTTATCTGACAATACGGGCCTCGTACGGGAATTATTATCAATAGATTGTTCGACAGAGAATTACGAGACGAAAATACAAACTTCAAATCTTATCATTTTTGCAGAAGATCTTTTTGAAATTGCTACAAATGCTGCGTTAGAAACGGCAAATCTTATAAATTCAATGCATAAAAACGGGGGTCAAACTGATTGGCCAAAATTCTATCAGGTAGTATTAGGTAACACTGTAGAACATATCGATAAGTCTAATGATATTAATgaacatataggcctaaagaaTAATACTTTGCAAGTTTGTGTAGTTTCGGATGTTACAGCGTGTAAGTATGTTTCAAACACGAGTTCGAATCTTATGGAATTAGATAGTGTTTATAGGCCAAAGTTTGAAGGAATTGGAGAAAAATACGAGGAGAAACACATGTATAATGAAAATCGAATGACATTGTATCCACACGTCGTAAGAAGTGACGGCGAATGGTCGGAACCCTACTTAGATTGCTCAAAAAGTGGTATTTGGATTATTACATACGCTGTGCCGTTCATTTTCAGAAATAATTCATGTGG AGGTATCGTTACAGTTGACATTAACTTGGACGGGATAGATATTAACCAATGTGATGATGTTCATAGTATATTCAGTGGAACTCATCAATGTCCAGAAGGTTCTGAG TGTATCTTCAGGTCTAATAATGGATTTAAACTGGGATCGTATGCATGCAAGTGTAACATCAGTGGAGAACACTTGTCGGTGAACGAGAACGACTCTGTATCGTTAGGCTGTAGTGTCGTCTATACTTCAAATCGAATGGTGTTTCGGGCGTGTATACTTGGCTTACAAATGTTATGTGTGGTATATGTATTTGTTCTCATCGTAATGGTCAGATGGTTTAGACGCTTAAAG GTGTTGAATTATGACAGTCCATGGATGATAATCGTTGTTTTGTTTGGCGCTATCTTACTTTATTGTGAGCTTATACCAATGTACTTTGACGTCCCATCAAATAATCTTTGCTTCTTACAACGATGGCTTAGAGAAGTTGGATTCGCTGTTACATTTGGTACCTTGGTACTCAAGGTATACAg GAAGCTTGCAATTTTCCAAACACGATCAGCGTCTCGGGTATTAGTGCGAGATAGAGACCTAATCAAATGGATTCTTGTGATCATCTTTGTACTATCCGGGTACTTAGCAGTGTGGACAGTATCAACGATGGAAGATACACGGTATTGTAACTACCAAATGGTTGTGAACGGGAGTACTACTGACGGTAGACAGTTTAAAACATGCGACGTAGAATGGTGGGACAGTGTCTTAGGCAtca TTGAACTTGTATTTCTGATGTTTGGACTGTATTTATGCTATCTTGTGCGGAGTGCGCCCTCGGAGTTTAATGAGATTAAGTACGTGACCCTGGCTATATTTGACGAAGCGTTCGTGTCacttattttatacataatacG attCCTAACGTGGGATGAAATGGAACCAGATTGGAAGTTTCTAGTGCACTTTTTAAGGTCGCAGCTAACGACCACTGTGATGGTCTCCATCATTGTATTACCAAAG CTTGTACTGGTCTACAAATTGCTGCATGACGACCACTTCAGAGAACGTATGAACTCACGAATAATTTATGACGTCAAGTGCCAAGCATCTGCCAAACGGAATCCTGGAAATGCAAATGACTACGCGTTTGGCGCGGATGAAGTTCGT gaaGAGTTACGAAGACTGTACACACAACTAGAAATTTACAAGACAAATTCGATGAAAGAGAATAATCCACATATTCCTTCTAAAAAACGTAGCACTGGAAAAAGATGGCGCGACACTCGAAAATTATCCAGAGGTGCTAGCCTTCGAACACAAAGCTACCACTCTGAAAGTGAAGTTGAGCGTTCATCAGACGTAGGAAGAAGTACGGAAAGCTTGTCGAAACCCTTCGAAAATATGTGCGAAAGTAGTAGAATGCATAGCCTAGACAGAGGAGAATCAAATCGAAGAAAATTTACACTGGACAGAAGCGATCCGTCCATCGTACGTAAGAAGATCAACTCAACGTCGTCTGATAAAGCAGACTGTTCTTTTACTAATAACAGGACTTGTAAACTATGA
- the LOC140040626 gene encoding metabotropic glycine receptor-like isoform X1, which yields MTLNVAQIFLYLEILFVHVLFHQSSSAHGPPGENDKKDVSFQRETFFSRGNPWDVSLNVVQSNRKNTAIRTGRSTLSDNTGLVRELLSIDCSTENYETKIQTSNLIIFAEDLFEIATNAALETANLINSMHKNGGQTDWPKFYQVVLGNTVEHIDKSNDINEHIGLKNNTLQVCVVSDVTACKYVSNTSSNLMELDSVYRPKFEGIGEKYEEKHMYNENRMTLYPHVVRSDGEWSEPYLDCSKSGIWIITYAVPFIFRNNSCGGIVTVDINLDGIDINQCDDVHSIFSGTHQCPEGSECIFRSNNGFKLGSYACKCNISGEHLSVNENDSVSLGCSVVYTSNRMVFRACILGLQMLCVVYVFVLIVMVRWFRRLKVLNYDSPWMIIVVLFGAILLYCELIPMYFDVPSNNLCFLQRWLREVGFAVTFGTLVLKVYRKLAIFQTRSASRVLVRDRDLIKWILVIIFVLSGYLAVWTVSTMEDTRYCNYQMVVNGSTTDGRQFKTCDVEWWDSVLGIIELVFLMFGLYLCYLVRSAPSEFNEIKYVTLAIFDEAFVSLILYIIRFLTWDEMEPDWKFLVHFLRSQLTTTVMVSIIVLPKLVLVYKLLHDDHFRERMNSRIIYDVKCQASAKRNPGNANDYAFGADEVRVRDTVAEELRRLYTQLEIYKTNSMKENNPHIPSKKRSTGKRWRDTRKLSRGASLRTQSYHSESEVERSSDVGRSTESLSKPFENMCESSRMHSLDRGESNRRKFTLDRSDPSIVRKKINSTSSDKADCSFTNNRTCKL from the exons ATGACGTTAAATGTAGCTCAAATATTTCTATACCTGgagattttatttgttcatgttttgtTTCATCAATCATCATCCGCCCATGGCCCGCCCGGAGAAAACGATAAAAAAGATGTTAGCTTTCAGCGGGAGACTTTCTTTAGCAGAGGAAATCCATGGGATGTATCGTTGAATGTTGTTCAGTCGAATCGTAAAAATACTGCTATTCGTACAGGACGATCAACTTTATCTGACAATACGGGCCTCGTACGGGAATTATTATCAATAGATTGTTCGACAGAGAATTACGAGACGAAAATACAAACTTCAAATCTTATCATTTTTGCAGAAGATCTTTTTGAAATTGCTACAAATGCTGCGTTAGAAACGGCAAATCTTATAAATTCAATGCATAAAAACGGGGGTCAAACTGATTGGCCAAAATTCTATCAGGTAGTATTAGGTAACACTGTAGAACATATCGATAAGTCTAATGATATTAATgaacatataggcctaaagaaTAATACTTTGCAAGTTTGTGTAGTTTCGGATGTTACAGCGTGTAAGTATGTTTCAAACACGAGTTCGAATCTTATGGAATTAGATAGTGTTTATAGGCCAAAGTTTGAAGGAATTGGAGAAAAATACGAGGAGAAACACATGTATAATGAAAATCGAATGACATTGTATCCACACGTCGTAAGAAGTGACGGCGAATGGTCGGAACCCTACTTAGATTGCTCAAAAAGTGGTATTTGGATTATTACATACGCTGTGCCGTTCATTTTCAGAAATAATTCATGTGG AGGTATCGTTACAGTTGACATTAACTTGGACGGGATAGATATTAACCAATGTGATGATGTTCATAGTATATTCAGTGGAACTCATCAATGTCCAGAAGGTTCTGAG TGTATCTTCAGGTCTAATAATGGATTTAAACTGGGATCGTATGCATGCAAGTGTAACATCAGTGGAGAACACTTGTCGGTGAACGAGAACGACTCTGTATCGTTAGGCTGTAGTGTCGTCTATACTTCAAATCGAATGGTGTTTCGGGCGTGTATACTTGGCTTACAAATGTTATGTGTGGTATATGTATTTGTTCTCATCGTAATGGTCAGATGGTTTAGACGCTTAAAG GTGTTGAATTATGACAGTCCATGGATGATAATCGTTGTTTTGTTTGGCGCTATCTTACTTTATTGTGAGCTTATACCAATGTACTTTGACGTCCCATCAAATAATCTTTGCTTCTTACAACGATGGCTTAGAGAAGTTGGATTCGCTGTTACATTTGGTACCTTGGTACTCAAGGTATACAg GAAGCTTGCAATTTTCCAAACACGATCAGCGTCTCGGGTATTAGTGCGAGATAGAGACCTAATCAAATGGATTCTTGTGATCATCTTTGTACTATCCGGGTACTTAGCAGTGTGGACAGTATCAACGATGGAAGATACACGGTATTGTAACTACCAAATGGTTGTGAACGGGAGTACTACTGACGGTAGACAGTTTAAAACATGCGACGTAGAATGGTGGGACAGTGTCTTAGGCAtca TTGAACTTGTATTTCTGATGTTTGGACTGTATTTATGCTATCTTGTGCGGAGTGCGCCCTCGGAGTTTAATGAGATTAAGTACGTGACCCTGGCTATATTTGACGAAGCGTTCGTGTCacttattttatacataatacG attCCTAACGTGGGATGAAATGGAACCAGATTGGAAGTTTCTAGTGCACTTTTTAAGGTCGCAGCTAACGACCACTGTGATGGTCTCCATCATTGTATTACCAAAG CTTGTACTGGTCTACAAATTGCTGCATGACGACCACTTCAGAGAACGTATGAACTCACGAATAATTTATGACGTCAAGTGCCAAGCATCTGCCAAACGGAATCCTGGAAATGCAAATGACTACGCGTTTGGCGCGGATGAAGTTCGTGTAAGAGACACTGTAGCC gaaGAGTTACGAAGACTGTACACACAACTAGAAATTTACAAGACAAATTCGATGAAAGAGAATAATCCACATATTCCTTCTAAAAAACGTAGCACTGGAAAAAGATGGCGCGACACTCGAAAATTATCCAGAGGTGCTAGCCTTCGAACACAAAGCTACCACTCTGAAAGTGAAGTTGAGCGTTCATCAGACGTAGGAAGAAGTACGGAAAGCTTGTCGAAACCCTTCGAAAATATGTGCGAAAGTAGTAGAATGCATAGCCTAGACAGAGGAGAATCAAATCGAAGAAAATTTACACTGGACAGAAGCGATCCGTCCATCGTACGTAAGAAGATCAACTCAACGTCGTCTGATAAAGCAGACTGTTCTTTTACTAATAACAGGACTTGTAAACTATGA